Below is a window of Syntrophomonas wolfei subsp. wolfei str. Goettingen G311 DNA.
GAGCATTTTTCCCAAATCAATGCTGCCGTTTTTTTATCTTGTTCTGTATCCAATACTTCTAAAAATTTTGCTTTTGCTATTTCATGAAGTTCAAGTTGCTCGCCACGAGTATTCATGATTTCAAAATAATGATTTAAATCTATACCTTGTGGAACTTGTACACGAACAATAAAAACACTTTCCAGTTTTTTAGTTAAATCATTTTTATCTATATTATTAGATTTAAAATAGCTATCAATTATTTGATATCCCTTTAAGATTTCAACAGATGCTAATTCCTCTATTAGCTCATTCTTGTTTCCTTTGCTTAGCATGTTAAGGGTACGGTTTGATTTTTCCCGTGCTTCAAATCTCAACCCATCTTTAGCAAAATTCATACCAAGATAACTTTCTAATAGAAATAGTGTTGTCAACCTCTGTTGCCCGTCTATTACTTCATAAACATTATTATCCCTTTGATTAACAATTAGGTTTCCAAGAAAGTAATTTTTATTAGAGTCGCCAATAGAGCTATCAATATCTTCTATCAATTGTTCTATCTCCGATACTCCCCAAGCATAGTTGCGTTGATATATAGGAACTATATAATGAACATTAGTAAAAATTTTTGATACCGGTATGATTCTTATATTTTTATCCATCATCTACCACCTATTCCATTCACAAAGTAAATCATACACATCCCTGTACTTCTCTTTGTTTTTATTCTCAATTTTAGGTTGCTCTAAAGAAATGAGTTTTAATTCTTCTCCGTTTTTCATTTCACTGATTTCTGAAAACATACCTAATCCATAGTTTACGCGTTCATGTTCTCCTCGCACATATTTATTAATTGTCTGTAGATAGACAGCTTCCATAACCAGCCGCAAAGAATAACTCCAAGTATATAATTGCTGCATCACAGCTTTAGATAGGTTTTCAATTCCAAAGCGATCAGCAAAAAATAATAGCGCACATTCATATAATTGTTTAATGTAAAGATCTCCAGTGCGTCTACTCGGAACTTGTTCCTCTGTATGAACTTTACTCACTAATCTTTGTACTTGCTCAAGTAGATTTCTATAATGTAGAGTGTAATAAAAGAATCGCTTTCCTGCCATAAGAGGCTGTGTTAATTGAAATTGATTTAATGCTCTAGATGCAAGTAATTCATTGCTTCCATTTGCATTAAACTGTTCTACAAAAAGATTACTTGCTTTATGATAAATCGCATAATTAAATACATTTGTGGTTTTAATCCCTTTGAACACATCTATTTTACTAGATGAATAGCCCAAACCACTCTTTCCTTTATACCATTGGGTCAATGGGTAAAGATAGATTTTAAATAGGTCATTCAAATCATCTTGGTTTACATTTTCCCATTGGTTGATAATCCTTATTTTTTGGTTTTCCTCTTCATCATTCATCTCGCGTAAATGATATGACTTTAATAAATCATGTGGGGTTAACTCCTTACCGCGCGAATTTTGTGAATCGAAGAATTGAAAAGCCTCTTGCTCACTGTCTGTAACAATTTGAACTACACTACAACGTTCGAATAAATAATTTTTGTACTTGTTTTGCTCATCTTTCGGTAGCTCACTTATTCTCTTAGATAAAATTTCATAATTAGTTACAATCACATCGTTAGACAGTTGATTGTATTTTTCTTGTAATAACCCCAGATCCTTCTCACCTAAACAGTATAGAAGAATCGAAATAGTTGTCAGTCGTTGTTGGCCATCGACAATGTTATACTTTCCGTTTTCTTTATGTAAAATTACTGAACCAACTCTATATTCTTGTAAACCTTCATGGTATGCATTATAAGTATCTTGAAAAAGCGTATTTGCAGACTTCACACTCCAACTATACGGGCGCTGATATGGTGGTAAAGCCAATTTCATATGAAGTAATTCATGAATCTTTCTTATTTTTAATTCATCTTGAAGCAAAGCCACCTGCAAGTCCCCCCCTGACTACTCAAATCTCGATTATGTAATATTTACGACCGTCACTTAAATCCTGCCAGATAAAATCATATCTGCTTGTCAATGCAATGCTATCTTTATTTTTTCCTACACCTGTTGGCTTAAAAATACAACCGTAAACAGAATATTCTTCTCTAAAAAACCTATATATACCTTCATTGTTGCGCCCTTCATAAAAAGGTCTATCTGAAACAAGAGCAACGTAAGCGTCAAAAACTTCACACATACCAGTGTCCCAGTAAAGATGAGACAATAAACCTGAACAAAAAACAAGGAGATGTTCAGGAATGGTCAATAACGATCTGCGCAGCCTGTGGGAACAGCGTCTGGCAGACTATGAAACCAGCGGTAAAAGCATAGCTACCTGGTGTAGGGAACATTCAATTAGGAACAACCAGTTCTATTACTGGCGTAAAAAACTGCGTATGGACCAGGTTGAAAATAACCAACCAGTTAAATGGCTTCCCCTGGAAGTAGAGCAAGCAAACCTTGCTCCCGGTTCCATAGGCGTTCATGTTGGGCAGGCAACAGTTGAGATTAAACCAGGCTTTGATCCCCACCTGTTGCGCCAAATCGTAAAGGTTCTACAAACCATATGATCAGTGAAATATCAAACCGACTGGTTTACCTGGCCTGCGGTAGCACTGATCTTAGAAAATCGATTGACGGATTGGCAGTACTGGTTAAAGAATCATTCCATTTAGATCCCTTTAGCCCCTGCCTATTTGTATTTTGTAATCGTAAACGTGACAAACTCAAAATTCTACAGTGGGAGCATAACGGGTTCTGGCTGCATTACCGGCGTCTGGAGCGGGGCAAATTTGACTGGCCCACCGCCCATACCGATGTGGTCAGTATCAGCTACCGTGAATTCCGTTGGCTCCTGGATGGCTTGTCACTAAAACAAAATCAGGCTCATAAAGCAGTTAAACAAAGAGTTATTCTTTAACAGAAAAACAGCTCTAAGCCCGGATATTCCGGCATTTTCGTGGTGCAATAATACCGCTTTTATGGTATAATTTATCTATGAACATGCAAGATAATTCGGCTCAGATAATTGAACAACTTAATGATAAAATCCTTATGCAGGAACAACAGATTGCTGAACTTAATGCCAAGGTAAAGTGGTATGAGGAGCAATATCGCTTAAGTCGCCAAAAACAGTTTGGTACTTCCAGTGAGAAAACTACTCCCGAACAGATTAATCTGTTTAATGAAGCTGAAGATATTGTTGACCCCGAAATTAAAGAACCAGATATCGAAACCATTACCTATGAGCGTAAGAAAAAGCAGCCTGGTCAAAAAGCTGATAAGCTTAAAGACCTTCCGGTTGAAGTAATTGAATACCGACTTTTAGAACATGAGCAAGTCTGCCCCTGCTGCCAGGGTTCCCTTCATGAAATGAGTACCCAGATCAGACAGGAGATAAAGGTAATACCTGCTCAGGTAAAAGTAGTACAGCATGTTCAATACATATATTCCTGCCGCCAGTGTGAGAAAGAAAATATTACGACACCGATAATCAAAGCACAAATGCCTAACCCCATATTACCAGGCAGTTTGGCATCCCCCTCCATACTGGCATATATTATGGATCAAAAATATACCAACAGTATGCCGTTATATCGTCAGGAACAGCAGTTATCCCGTCTGGGAATAGAGCTGTCCCGCCAGACCATGGCAAACTGGGTTTTAAACGTTGCCGACCCCTGGTTAAAGATAATTTACGACCGCCTGCATGTGGAGTTGCTTGATAGAGATATCCTGCACGCGGACGAAACAACCTTGCAGGTATTAAAAGAACCGGGGCGTTCAGCCGAAACTAAATCCTATATGTGGTTATATCGTACCGGAAGAGATGGACCACCAATTGTCCTGTACGAATATCAGACCACCAGAGCCAGTAAACATCCGGACCGATTTCTGTCTGGTTTTAAAGGATATCTACAAACTGATGGTTACAGTGCCTATGGTAAACTGACCGGCATAACGCTGGTCGGCTGCTGGGCGCATGCACGCAGAAAATTCACCGAAGCCCTTAAAGCATTGCCGGCTGCCCAAAAAGATAAACCGGTAGCAGCCAGTGTGGGGTTGGAATACTGCAATAGATTATTTGCTATTGAACGTCAGTTAAAAGATGTATCTGATAAAGAACGTTATGATAAACGGTTGGAAAAAAGCAAACCGTTACTTGACGAATTCTATATATGGCTTAAAAAGCAAAAGCAACAAACCCTTCCCAAAAGCACCTTTGGTCAGGCTATTACTTACTGCCTGAACCAGTGGGATTGTTTAAACAGCTTCCTGCTGGATGGCAGGTTGGAGATAGATAATAATCGTGCCGAACGTTCAATTAAACCCTTCGTAATAGGAAGGAAAAATTGGCTGTTTACAAATACCCCCAGGGGTGCTAGAGGCAGTGCAATTATATACAGCGTAATTGAAACGGCCAAGGAGAATAACCTAAAGCCTTACAATTATATGTTTTATCTGTTTGAGCAGTTGCCCAATGTTGATACGGGTGATCAAGCTGCCATTGACCGCTTGTTGCCCTGGTCTGATACACTGCCCGAGGAGTGCGGAATGCCCCAGGAGAATATTACCTCAAGTAGTTCCTGAGGGCTAGGTGTGCGCTATTTGACGGTTACGTTGTCAGTCGTTGTTGGCCATCGACAATGTTATACTTTCCGTTTTCTTTATGTAAAATTACTGAACCAACTCTATATTCTTGTAAACCTTCATGGTATGCATTATAAGTATCTTGAAAAAGCGTATTTGCAGACTTCACACTCCAACTATACGGGCGCTGATATGGTGGTAAAGCCAATTTCATATGAAGTAATTCATGAATCTTTCTTATTTTTAATTCATCTTGAAGCAAAGCCACCTGCAAGTCCCCCCCTGACTACTCAAATCTCGATTATGTAATATTTACGACCGTCACTTAAATCCTGCCAGATAAAATCATATCTGCTTGTCAATGCAATGCTATCTTTATTTTTTCCTACACCTGTTGGCTTAAAAATACAACCGTAAACAGAATATTCTTCTCTAAAAAACCTATATATACCTTCATTGTTGCGCCCTTCATAAAAAGGTCTATCTGAAACAAGAGCAACAGCAGCTGTTCTAGTAAATCCTCGGTTCTTAAGCTCCTCCATAAATTTAATATCCTTCACGAATGAATACATCTGTTCTGGATACTGGCCATTTAATGGGCACTTAAGTTCAATTGCATACTTCTCCGATTTATCTTCATTAAATATAGTGATATCTATTTCTTTTTTTATAGTTTTATTGTCTGGTGTGAAGTATGATACATTTCTTTCAAATTGAATACGATAGTCCGGAAGCTTTTCACGTAGGAATATCCCCAGCTCATGCTGGAGGCTAAACTCATTATAAATTTCAATACTCTTAGACTGCACAAACAAGAAAAAGTCATCTACTAATTGCCTTAAATTAAGCAAAGCATCCACCCCATCCACCCTTATATAATTTATAATTCTTTATTACTTTTCATAATAGTTTTACCATATCCTCAAACCTTCTGATACCTCTGTTGATTAGATGAAGTCTTTTCAATAGCCTTTATATTACCTTCCATTTTATTTACGTAGTTTAAAAATAAAGTCCCAAGCAGAAGTCGATCCTTTCTGGGTATTCTATTCCATACATAACCCTTGAACAAATCTTTAACAAGAAAGACTTCACCTTCATTCAAGTTTTCAGTTTCCTTAATAGCTTCTTCTAGTAACTCATTAACATCACCCATGTTGTCATCTCCTTATCAATAACAATATCAACAACATTGTTAATAAGATTATATGCCTTTTACCAATTCCAGTCAATGAAAGAAAACCACCAATCAAGAGAATATATCTCCTGAATGGTGGTCATTCATGAAGGTTATGTTTATACATCTACTTCTACACCAGATTTAAATTCAATAGTTAGTTTATCATCATAGACCGTTATTTTCTCTATAAGTCTCCTTACTAGCTGCTCATCATATTCCTCAAGGAGGGTGGATTGTTCATTAAGGAATTTTTCCATATCTTCTAGCCTTTGCTTGGAACCTTTTTTGCCTGCTTCTTCTGCTAAAGCCTTATGCCTTTCCTCTCTGAGCCTGTAAATCTCATCAGCTATATCGTTATAATCTTCTTTAGAATTGGCCAGTCGCAAAAGATCCTTTTGTAATTCCTCTAGCTTTTTATCTATCTCGAAAACAATATTATTGTCCGCTTCACTTATCACTGTTTCTATATTTTCCTTTAAGATAGTTAAAAAGCCATCCTTTTGCCCTATTAGTTTATTAATTGCATCCACCGTAGCAAGGCCTATCATATCCTCCAGCACAGTTCGGGAATGACAAGTTAACCCTGTATTCTCAAGCCTACTGACGCATCTCCAAACAATCGATTTTTTACCTCGGTTATTCCAATGAACTCTACGGTATATTTCGCCACACTGTTTGAAACCGCGAATTTTCACGCGTTACCCCACGCCCGTTTCCGGGGCAAAAAGTGGTGGAGATTTAGACCCCCCTACCCCAGAAACTGCAGAAAATCTCAAAAGTTAAGCTAATCTTAGGATTTCGTGAGATTTTTTGCATCTATATAAAACCGTTAATCGGCATAGTTTTCAAATTTGAGTATTAACCCTTTTCTAGAAAAGAGGTGAGTATTTTAATTTATCTGTCGGTCAAGCGAATGATCTGACAATTGGCTGTTATTCTATCTAACAGAGTCTGACAAAGATGTTTGTCTTCCACTACATCTAACCATGTAGATATTTCTCGATTGGTAATAAAAATGATACTTCTTGTTTCATTAAGAAAAGTAACTGCTCGATAAAAAGCCTGCAACTCTGACCTGGTTGGTTCTAGATAAAAAACATCATCAATAATAATCAAGTCGCATTCCCGCATATAGGAGAAGGTTGCGCCTGCTTTTGGGTTTATATCTTTGTTCTCTAGAATAGATATAAAAACATCAATGGATGCATAGTAAGTTTTATGTCCATTGTCGATCGCTGTTTCTCCAAGATGAACTGCAAGACTAGTTTTGCCTGTCCCGCATTTACCAAGTAGAATAACGTTTTGTTCTTCATTGAGCCACGTCAAATGGGATAATTGTTTTATCTGCCATTCCAAACCTTTGTTTAAATTTGGTAATTCAAATACCTTGTTGGGAAGTTTGCTTGCCCTTCTTAGCTTGATCTGTTTTTGTCTGGCTCGTATCTCTAGTTCTTTATGTAGTATCATCTGAAGATAATCTAGGTTGGACAGTTTCTCATCATTCAAATCAATATATCCCCTGGAAATATTCCATAGATTTAGCTTCTTAGCCAACTCGCGGATTTCAGTTATATCAGCCATCGATTTCCCTCCTTATCTCCTTGCTACGTGTCAGATGGTTGAAATACTGTTGATTTGGTAAGAACTTCTTTGCTATCTGCTCACCATGCTTATACATTATGTAAGCCAAAAGTTCATAGGCATTGCAGCGTTCAGTTTCAATGCAATATCTTACCCCATCAAGCATTTGCTCCATCGAATAAAACTTCGTCATGCGATTTAAGCGAATACAATGGCTATTAAAATATTTTGGTTGTTCCTGTTCCATCCGCCGTATAAATTCCTGAGCTATTTCATGCTCTGCAAAATATTGTTTTATAAGAGCATGAGAAACCCTGTTTCTGTTGTTTTTTTCCTCAGCTTTGAATATCTGTCCAGTATCTTCTGTTACTGGATACTTAGCTAATAATTCATTAGTATCAGTATCATAAAATAGAAGTATTTTACCATCATCCTCAATACGTATACGTTGATGTGCATCCATCACACCGACATCAATCTGATAACGATTCCCTTTATAGCTGACCACTCCATTGGAATCAAAGGATGCTACAGTACTTGATACCTCTGAATATGGTTTAACATGAAAAAGCTGTTTTTGTTCTTCAATAAACATTTCTCGTGGCACTTTTCTAGTCACAGTATGAACTCTCCCGTTGCCTTCTCTATCCAACCATGCAAGAGCTGCACTGTTAAGACTGTCAATTCCGGTATATACCCTCCCCTCCAGAAAACTTTGCTTAACATATCCAATTACCTCTTCTACCTTACCTTTACTCTGAGGATCTCTTGGCCTGCATAATGAAACACTGTAGCCGATACGCTTTACATATTCTTCAAAGGCCGGTACAAATATAATATTACCTAGATTTTCGCTACCCACATAGACCCTATCAAGATCATATAGAATTGTCTGTGGCCTTCCTCCAAAGTACTGGAAAGTGTTTATGGCACAATAAAAATACAGCGAATGGCAAGTTAAAAATACAGCAGTAAATTGGAAAAAAAATCATCGCCAGCACCCCCAAAATATACTACCCTTTTTGTTGAAGAGACAAAAGGAGGTAGATAAGAAAGGATGCTAACGATGATACAACAATATCATATCAAACACTTAAACTTTCATAAAGGCAAATCCCTTAGGAGTATTGCCGAAGAGACCGGACATGATTTCAGGACTGTAAAAAAATATGCAGAGCAAACCGATTTCAATGAAATCCGAAAACCTAAAAGAGGACGACCTTCGAAGCTTGACCCGGTAAAACCGATAATTGACGCCTGGCTTAAAGAAGACCTGAACCGGCCAGTTAAACAACGGCACACTGCTCGGCGCATCTACGACCGGCTGTGTGATGAACATCAGGATATATTTAATGCTTGTGAAAGAACTGTTCGCACTTATGTATCTGCCAGAAAAAAAGAACTATACGGTGAAGA
It encodes the following:
- a CDS encoding DUF262 domain-containing protein gives rise to the protein MALLQDELKIRKIHELLHMKLALPPYQRPYSWSVKSANTLFQDTYNAYHEGLQEYRVGSVILHKENGKYNIVDGQQRLTTISILLYCLGEKDLGLLQEKYNQLSNDVIVTNYEILSKRISELPKDEQNKYKNYLFERCSVVQIVTDSEQEAFQFFDSQNSRGKELTPHDLLKSYHLREMNDEEENQKIRIINQWENVNQDDLNDLFKIYLYPLTQWYKGKSGLGYSSSKIDVFKGIKTTNVFNYAIYHKASNLFVEQFNANGSNELLASRALNQFQLTQPLMAGKRFFYYTLHYRNLLEQVQRLVSKVHTEEQVPSRRTGDLYIKQLYECALLFFADRFGIENLSKAVMQQLYTWSYSLRLVMEAVYLQTINKYVRGEHERVNYGLGMFSEISEMKNGEELKLISLEQPKIENKNKEKYRDVYDLLCEWNRW
- the tnpA gene encoding IS66 family insertion sequence element accessory protein TnpA translates to MVNNDLRSLWEQRLADYETSGKSIATWCREHSIRNNQFYYWRKKLRMDQVENNQPVKWLPLEVEQANLAPGSIGVHVGQATVEIKPGFDPHLLRQIVKVLQTI
- the tnpB gene encoding IS66 family insertion sequence element accessory protein TnpB (TnpB, as the term is used for proteins encoded by IS66 family insertion elements, is considered an accessory protein, since TnpC, encoded by a neighboring gene, is a DDE family transposase.) is translated as MISEISNRLVYLACGSTDLRKSIDGLAVLVKESFHLDPFSPCLFVFCNRKRDKLKILQWEHNGFWLHYRRLERGKFDWPTAHTDVVSISYREFRWLLDGLSLKQNQAHKAVKQRVIL
- a CDS encoding IS66-like element ISSwo2 family transposase, coding for MNMQDNSAQIIEQLNDKILMQEQQIAELNAKVKWYEEQYRLSRQKQFGTSSEKTTPEQINLFNEAEDIVDPEIKEPDIETITYERKKKQPGQKADKLKDLPVEVIEYRLLEHEQVCPCCQGSLHEMSTQIRQEIKVIPAQVKVVQHVQYIYSCRQCEKENITTPIIKAQMPNPILPGSLASPSILAYIMDQKYTNSMPLYRQEQQLSRLGIELSRQTMANWVLNVADPWLKIIYDRLHVELLDRDILHADETTLQVLKEPGRSAETKSYMWLYRTGRDGPPIVLYEYQTTRASKHPDRFLSGFKGYLQTDGYSAYGKLTGITLVGCWAHARRKFTEALKALPAAQKDKPVAASVGLEYCNRLFAIERQLKDVSDKERYDKRLEKSKPLLDEFYIWLKKQKQQTLPKSTFGQAITYCLNQWDCLNSFLLDGRLEIDNNRAERSIKPFVIGRKNWLFTNTPRGARGSAIIYSVIETAKENNLKPYNYMFYLFEQLPNVDTGDQAAIDRLLPWSDTLPEECGMPQENITSSSS
- a CDS encoding DUF262 domain-containing protein, whose amino-acid sequence is MALLQDELKIRKIHELLHMKLALPPYQRPYSWSVKSANTLFQDTYNAYHEGLQEYRVGSVILHKENGKYNIVDGQQRLTT
- a CDS encoding single-stranded DNA-binding protein, whose translation is MGDVNELLEEAIKETENLNEGEVFLVKDLFKGYVWNRIPRKDRLLLGTLFLNYVNKMEGNIKAIEKTSSNQQRYQKV
- a CDS encoding zinc ribbon domain-containing protein; translated protein: MKIRGFKQCGEIYRRVHWNNRGKKSIVWRCVSRLENTGLTCHSRTVLEDMIGLATVDAINKLIGQKDGFLTILKENIETVISEADNNIVFEIDKKLEELQKDLLRLANSKEDYNDIADEIYRLREERHKALAEEAGKKGSKQRLEDMEKFLNEQSTLLEEYDEQLVRRLIEKITVYDDKLTIEFKSGVEVDV
- a CDS encoding ATP-binding protein, with translation MADITEIRELAKKLNLWNISRGYIDLNDEKLSNLDYLQMILHKELEIRARQKQIKLRRASKLPNKVFELPNLNKGLEWQIKQLSHLTWLNEEQNVILLGKCGTGKTSLAVHLGETAIDNGHKTYYASIDVFISILENKDINPKAGATFSYMRECDLIIIDDVFYLEPTRSELQAFYRAVTFLNETRSIIFITNREISTWLDVVEDKHLCQTLLDRITANCQIIRLTDR
- a CDS encoding transposase, with product MGSENLGNIIFVPAFEEYVKRIGYSVSLCRPRDPQSKGKVEEVIGYVKQSFLEGRVYTGIDSLNSAALAWLDREGNGRVHTVTRKVPREMFIEEQKQLFHVKPYSEVSSTVASFDSNGVVSYKGNRYQIDVGVMDAHQRIRIEDDGKILLFYDTDTNELLAKYPVTEDTGQIFKAEEKNNRNRVSHALIKQYFAEHEIAQEFIRRMEQEQPKYFNSHCIRLNRMTKFYSMEQMLDGVRYCIETERCNAYELLAYIMYKHGEQIAKKFLPNQQYFNHLTRSKEIRREIDG